A region of Lycium barbarum isolate Lr01 chromosome 1, ASM1917538v2, whole genome shotgun sequence DNA encodes the following proteins:
- the LOC132636075 gene encoding uncharacterized protein LOC132636075 isoform X2: MELPVIDLAPYLENSSLDSEIESVCLEVSRTLRETGALLVKDPRCTAEDNDRFIDMMEKYFQQPEEFKRLQERPHLHYQELNSEPVIPEGFPEWKSTMDSWGYKMISAIESVAEMAAIGFGLSKDAFTSLMQQGPHLLAPTGSDLRAYGKEGTVFAGYHYDLNFLTIHGRSRFPGLSIWLRNGRKMEVKVPVGCLLIQAGKQIEWLTAGECMAGMHEVVVTNRTTDAIKRALEQNCSLWRVSSTLFAHIASDAVLKPLGHFSDSPLASKYPPICAGEFVEHELAVINLKGNKGA, from the exons ATGGAGCTTCCGGTAATCGATCTGGCACCCTATCTGGAAAATTCATCGTTGGATTCGGAAATAGAGAGTGTGTGCTTGGAGGTGAGTCGAACCCTAAGAGAGACTGGAGCTTTACTGGTGAAGGATCCCAGGTGCACCGCTGAAGATAATGATAGGTTCATTGATATGATGGAAAAATACTTCCAACAACCTGAAGAGTTTAAGCGTCTTCAGGAGCGTCCTCATCTACACTATCAG GAACTGAATTCAGAGCCAGTAATACCCGAGGGCTTTCCTGAATGGAAATCTACTATGGATTCATGGGGATATAAGATGATATCTGCTATAGAG TCCGTTGCTGAAATGGCTGCTATTGGTTTTGGTCTCTCAAAGGATGCATTCACTTCCCTTATGCAGCAG GGACCACATCTGCTTGCTCCAACGGGAAGCGACCTGAGGGCTTATGGCAAAGAGGGAACGGTATTTGCAGGATACCACTATGACCTGAACTTCCTCACAATTCATGGGAGAAGTCGATTTCCCGGACTAAGTATTTGGCTTAGAAATGGGCGAAAAATGGAAGTGAAGGTTCCTGTAGGATGCCTCCTTATTCAGGCAGGAAAGCAG ATAGAATGGTTGACAGCTGGAGAATGCATGGCTGGCATGCATGAAGTTGTTGTAACTAATAGGACCACTGATGCAATTAAACGAGCTCTGGAGCAAAACTGTAGTCTGTGGAGAGTATCCTCTACG CTATTTGCACACATAGCATCAGATGCAGTGCTAAAACCTTTAGGGCATTTTTCAGACAGTCCTCTTGCAAGCAAGTATCCTCCCATTTGTGCCGGTGAATTTGTTGAACATGAGCTTGCTGTCATAAATCTTAAAGGTAATAAAGGAGCTTGA
- the LOC132636075 gene encoding uncharacterized protein LOC132636075 isoform X1 gives MELPVIDLAPYLENSSLDSEIESVCLEVSRTLRETGALLVKDPRCTAEDNDRFIDMMEKYFQQPEEFKRLQERPHLHYQVGVTPEGVEVPRSLVDEEMKEKLKAMPKEYQPSSPSGPDRKWRYMWRVGPRPKITRFKELNSEPVIPEGFPEWKSTMDSWGYKMISAIESVAEMAAIGFGLSKDAFTSLMQQGPHLLAPTGSDLRAYGKEGTVFAGYHYDLNFLTIHGRSRFPGLSIWLRNGRKMEVKVPVGCLLIQAGKQIEWLTAGECMAGMHEVVVTNRTTDAIKRALEQNCSLWRVSSTLFAHIASDAVLKPLGHFSDSPLASKYPPICAGEFVEHELAVINLKGNKGA, from the exons ATGGAGCTTCCGGTAATCGATCTGGCACCCTATCTGGAAAATTCATCGTTGGATTCGGAAATAGAGAGTGTGTGCTTGGAGGTGAGTCGAACCCTAAGAGAGACTGGAGCTTTACTGGTGAAGGATCCCAGGTGCACCGCTGAAGATAATGATAGGTTCATTGATATGATGGAAAAATACTTCCAACAACCTGAAGAGTTTAAGCGTCTTCAGGAGCGTCCTCATCTACACTATCAG GTCGGGGTGACACCTGAAGGAGTTGAAGTCCCGCGTAGCCTGGTTGATGAGGAAATGAAAGAGAAGCTCAAAGCAATGCCTAAAGAATATCAACCATCTAGTCCATCTGGACCAGATCGTAAATGGAGATACATGTGGAGAGTTGGTCCCCGTCCAAAGATTACCCGTTTTAAG GAACTGAATTCAGAGCCAGTAATACCCGAGGGCTTTCCTGAATGGAAATCTACTATGGATTCATGGGGATATAAGATGATATCTGCTATAGAG TCCGTTGCTGAAATGGCTGCTATTGGTTTTGGTCTCTCAAAGGATGCATTCACTTCCCTTATGCAGCAG GGACCACATCTGCTTGCTCCAACGGGAAGCGACCTGAGGGCTTATGGCAAAGAGGGAACGGTATTTGCAGGATACCACTATGACCTGAACTTCCTCACAATTCATGGGAGAAGTCGATTTCCCGGACTAAGTATTTGGCTTAGAAATGGGCGAAAAATGGAAGTGAAGGTTCCTGTAGGATGCCTCCTTATTCAGGCAGGAAAGCAG ATAGAATGGTTGACAGCTGGAGAATGCATGGCTGGCATGCATGAAGTTGTTGTAACTAATAGGACCACTGATGCAATTAAACGAGCTCTGGAGCAAAACTGTAGTCTGTGGAGAGTATCCTCTACG CTATTTGCACACATAGCATCAGATGCAGTGCTAAAACCTTTAGGGCATTTTTCAGACAGTCCTCTTGCAAGCAAGTATCCTCCCATTTGTGCCGGTGAATTTGTTGAACATGAGCTTGCTGTCATAAATCTTAAAGGTAATAAAGGAGCTTGA